The DNA segment GTTGAGCACGTGCGTGTAGATCATGGTGGTGCTCACGTCGGAGTGTCCGAGGAGTTCCTGCACGGTGCGGATGTCGGCACCGTCTTCTAGCAGATGCGTGGCGAACGAATGCCGTAGGATGTGCGGGGTGACGGTCTTGACGATTCCGGCATCGCGGGCGGCCCGGCGCACGGCTCTCTGGATGTTGACCTCGTGCAGGTGATGGCGACCGGTGCGTCCGGTGCGCGGGTCGACCGAGAACCCAGCGGCGGGGAACACGTATTGCCAGCCCCACTCGCGGGCGCGTCCGCCGTATTTGAGGGCGACGCCGTCGGGCAGTTCCACATCGCCGTAGCCTTTGGCCAGATCCGCCTCGTGAATGGCGCGCACTTTGGCGATCTGGTCCCGCAATTCTTCGACGAGGGAAACGGGCAGAGGTGCGATACGGTCCTTGCCGCCTTTGCCGCGACGCACGGTGATTTGCAGAAGTTCGAGATCAACATCTTGCACTCGCAATCTTAACCCCTCCATGAGTCTCAGTCCCGCGCCGTAGAACAAGCGCACGGGCAGGCGGCAGGACTCGGGCAGCGACTCGAAGAGCCGGGCCAACTCGGATCGCGAAAGCACGACCGGCACACGGCGACGTTGCTCGGCGCGTTGCACGCCCTCGATGCGCCCGAAATCCATTTCCAGCACGGAGCGGAAAAGGAAGAGCAGCGAGTTGAAGGCTTGGTTTTGCGTGGCGGATGAAACACGCCGCACGACCGAGAGGTAGTCGAGGTAGTCTTTGGCCTGCGAGGGGTGGAGGTCTTGGCGCTTTTCCGGCGCGGCGTAAGCGAGGAAGCGCGTGATCCATCCCACGTAAGTTTGCTCGGTGCGGTAAGAGTAGTGGCGGGCGCGGACGGCGGCGCGGATTTCGTCGATGAATGGGGCAAAGCGCGGCGGCAGTTCTCCGCGGTCGGACTTGCCTTGATGCCGGGCACGGAGGAACTCTTCGTCGAGCGGCGGCCGCCGTTCGGGCGAGGCCGTGGCGGCGGCCAGCGGCAAGCGCACTTTCCAATCAGCCGACCACGGGGCGGGGTAGCGAGACTGGTGCAGGAGTTTGAGCGCCGCCTCCGCCTGCTCGATCTGCCAACCGGCTTTGCCTTGGTCGGCGAGATTCTGCAAAAAGGCCTCGACATCGGATTCCCCAGCGTCCACGAATTTGCGAGGCGAGAGATGCTTCCCCCAAGCCATGACCCAATTGGCCCAATATGGAATCAATGATTCCTGCACGCCCTTTTTCCGGGCCAAGTCCCCGAACTGCTCGCGAAAGCTTGAATGGGCCATAGCGGATGGAATAATTCAACAATCGCACCTCACTTACAAGTAATATGCGACCAGTCGTAAAACCCAATATTAACGAACTGTCGTATATTATACGTTCGGTGAAAGTATGAAACGCCGCCTCATCATCGCCATCACCGTTGTTCTAGTAGGCATTGCGGTTTCCTACCTACTATGGCCTCACAGGACTGTCGACAGCGTGATGAACGACTTCTTCAGTGACGATGCTAACCGTGCGGAAGACATGCTCATGGATCCATTGATCCTGCACGCCGATCTCGTGAAAAAACGTGTCATTGAAGAGGTCGCTGTTCGCACGATGCCCAAGCGGCGATATGCGATCGGCTTCCTGGGGGTCGCAGGCATCACCGAAGCTCTGCCGGTATTGCGGACGATACTTGGTGATGAATCCGAGGAGGACTACTTTAGAGCGGATGCCCTTGAGAGCATCTACCGGATTGCAGAGGAGGAGGGGCTCGCCTTGGCGAGTCAGTATCAGTCGCGCACGAATTATCTCGGTTGGATCGCGGAAGGGTTGATCAATGGGAGCCACAAACCTTTTGTGCGCAGCTACGCGCAGGCAGCCGTCGGCCATCATGAATAGCGACGAAACAGCACCGAACAAACCGGCTGCACCGAACGCCGGGATCGCGCCTGGCTTGACAATCGGACACCATCGGCCCGGCACCGGTGAGCCGGGACGTTAGGCCACTTCCTATGAGCACAACAAAGCACCAAGAGGCTGTGCGGCATTTTTTGCGTTGCTTGCTCGCCATTCCGGTCGGCTTTGTCGCTGCGTTGGTTGTCTGGACGCTTGTTCCAGCACCAGACAGCGGACCAGATTTATTGAGGGTGACGAAGCAGTTGGCGTTCACAGCCATATTTGTTTCGGCATTTTGTTTTCCGGCCCGCACTCGCTGGTTTCACGCTGCTGCCCTGCTCGGACTCGGCATCGCTGCGTTTTGTCTGATGAGGCCGATAGACTACCAGAGTTATCAGTGGCATGGTTTGCCGAATTTCCGGTCTATTGTTCTCGGTGGTTCGTTCGCGATACTGGCACACATGCTTATTGATTTGCTGGTTTTGATTGCGACGTGGCCTAACCAGGGCGCTGCAGCGAACGGCCTCTCCGCCGTCCGTTCGAGCGTCGCGGGAGTTCGTGCGCGCACGGTGCGCTCCACCGCCGCCGCCGAGGCCGCCGCTGAGCTTGGTCGTTCGCGTAAAAAAAGCGCCTTGACGCTGTCGTAGGTATGATATATCCTCATACCTGCTATGAGTGCTGCGAAAATTGCCATAACCATGGAGGAGAGTTTAGTCGAGCAACTCGATCGGCTCGTGCGGGAGCATGTTTATCCCAACCGAAGCCGGGCGATTCAGGACGCCGTGGCCGACAAGTTGCAGCGCATGGACCGAGGGCGGTTGGCTCGCGAGTGCGCCAAGCTTGATCCGAAGTTCGAGCAAGCTCTTGCTGAAGAGGGGATCGGTTCGGAGATCGAGCAATGGCCCGAATACTGAGGGGCGACATCGTCTGGGCCGACCTCGAGCCGACGCGCGGAAACGAGCAGGCGGGACAGCGTCCGGTTTTAATTCTGAGCGAAGATGTTTTCAACGAGCGGTCGGGAACAGTTATAGCCATTGCTTTGACCAGCCAGCCGCAGAGAGCCGGTTTCCCGCTCACGCTGGAATTGCTCGATGCGAAGATGCCGAAGCGATCGTGGGCCAAGATCAGCCAAGTTCGAACCCTTTCCGTTCAGCGCCTCAAAAAGAAGATTGGCAGAGCTTCAGCCGGGGAGATGGACCAGATAGTCGAAGGCTTGAACGAGCTGATTGGCGGAGCAGGCTGAGCTTAGGAGGAGTTTGCAAAAATGCTGCGCACTTCGATCTTCGCCACTAGATCGCTCCAACTTCATACTCCGAAGCCCGATTTGAGCCCCGATGGAAACAGTAGCAACCGCGAACAAACCGGACCAGCCGACCTCGCTGCGCTCGGCGGCTGACCTCAAGCGTTCAGAGAAAAATTCATTGCGCCACACACAGCGATGTGTGAACTTGCGTGTGGAAAGATAGCCATGGCAACCAATCTTCAACTCGATGATCGGCTCATCGCAGAGGCTGCCGCGCTGGGCAAACACCGCACCAAGAAGGAGGCGGTGACTCAGGCTTTGACAGACTACATCCGTCACCTGCGGCAGGATCGCATCTTGGATCTTTTCGGGAAGGTCGAGTTTGACCCAGGCTACGACTACAAGCGCCAGCGGGCACGGGCGTGAGGGTGCTCGTCGATACGAGCGTCTGGTCACTGGCGTTGCGGCGTGACGACCGGCAGCATCCGGAGAGAGAGGAGCTGCAGCGGCTCGTGTCCACCCATGTCGCTGAAATCATCGGGCCGGTGCGGCAGGAGATTCTTTCTGGCGTGCGGGATCAAACGCAGTTCGCGCGGCTGGAAACGCACCTTGCGGCATTCCCCGACGTTCCGCTGCTGACGGAGGATTACGTAACGGCCGCGAATTTTTTCAACCTGTGCCGATCCAAGGGCATTCAGGGCTCGAACACCGATTTCCTCATTTGTGCGGTCGCCGTCCGGTGTGACTTGGCGATCTTTACCACCGACGGGGATTTCCGGCACTTCGCTCAATGTCTGCCCATCGTCCTGCACGAGATCAAAACAAAGGCGGGCCCTCCCTCGACCGGTCTCCGCCGCCCCACACGGAAAAGCAGGGAGTGACCTTCGCGCAAATTTATGATCGCCATAGTGAACGTAGGGCCGCACGACGATGCGGATCCGATGGGGGATCGCACTTACGAGGTGCGGATCAATGAACAGGTCATTACGACCTTCCGCCACAAGCGGAGTAACGGCCTTGGTTGATGTCTTCTCGCAGCGAGCAAAGCTGTCGAGAAACAAAAGTGGATGGATGTGGAGATGTTTCTTTCGGGGAACGCTCCAGATGACAATGCCGGCGGCAAGGTGAGGCGGAGGCGCAAACCATCGGGTTTGCAGAACGCGTGGCGTCGTATGGTAGAAGACGAGCCTTGGGAGTTTTTGCGGGTGTCGGATGTCAAAGAGTTGCTGGGATTCACCAGCGAGAAACCCATCCGCAGAGCCATGGCTCAGGGGCGCCTTCCCTATTTCCGCTTCGGGCGGACACTTCTGCTGAAACGGGAGGATGTCCTGAACAGCCTAAAGAGGATTGCCTCTCGCGCGGAAATTCTTTGCTGACGCCCCGGTATCATCGGGACTCCGGAAGCCTCGGATGCTTGGCCCTTACTGGCCGGTCTACGATCCTTTCAAGCAGTGCCAACCCAGTGATGGATAAACTTTTTCTTAACTGCCTTTTTCTGCACCCCTGATCTCAATTCACTCAAAGTCAATGTCTTACACAGTGAACCGCGCCTATAGGGCAAAGCATCCACCTCAGCGTTATTCATTTCCCTGCGGATACTACGGACACCCCAAGCGGGAGTGCCGCTGTTCGCCGGGGCAGGTGGACCGCTACCGCCAGCGCGTTTCGGGTCCGTTGCTCGATCGCATCGACATCCACGTCGAAGCGCCTCCGGTGGAATATGACGAACTTACCTCGGCGCAGCCTGCCGAGTCGTCGGCCGCGGTCCGTGATCGCGTGGAGAAGGTCCGCCGGATTCAAGCGGAGCGTTTTGCCGGACGCTTGAAGCCCGCGCTCAACGCCCGCATGACGCCGAAGCTCATGCGCGAGCACTGCGAAATCTCCGCGTCCTGCCATGCGCTTCTCAAACATGCCATGGAGGACCTGCACCTTAGCGCCCGGGCGCATGACCGTGTGCTCAAAGTGGCGCGGACCATCGCCGATCTGGCCGGAGCAGAGAATATCGCCGAGGACCATCTGCTCGAGGCTCTCCAATACCGAAGTCTGGACAGGTCCGTCTGGATGTAGAACCGATCCCGACGGCCCTTGGCAAGCGCCGCACCAAAGAGAAGGCGATCGCCCCCAAGTTGGCGTCGCTCCGGACCGAAGAGAGGGGCTTGATGTTGTTCACAGGCGGGGGGTGATGGCCCCGGCAGTGCTGGTCGGCCGCAAACCCGGCGAAGCCGCCCCGGCTGTTTCGCTTGCCGGCTCCCCCGCACGAAATCTGCCGGGTGCAAATTAAATTGAACGATCGTTTAGAACGACTGTCGAAACAGATGTCGCTGCCAACAACCCCAAGCGATCCCCAAAAAATGGAATCACCCGAAACAAATATCGGACTTTACCTGCGTGAGATCAGCCAGGTTCCGCTTCTGACTCCCAAGGAGGAGGTGAGGCTGGCCTCCCAGATCAAGCGCGGGAGCAAAAAGGCCCGCGAACAGATGATCAAGGCGAACCTGCGTCTGGTGGTCAAAATCGCCCACGATTTCAACAACTACGGCCTGCCGCTCCTCGACCTCATCTCGGAGGGCAACATCGGCCTGATGAAAGCCGTGGAGCGTTTCGACCCGAAAAAAGGCGGCAAGCTCAGCACCTATGCGTCGTGGTGGATCAAACAGTCCATCAAGCGCGCCTTGGCCAACCAGAGCAAAACCATCCGCCTGCCTGTGCATCTCGTGGATAAAATCGGCAAGATCCGCCGTGTGGCCGCACGCATGACCGAGGAACTCGGGCGCGAGGCGACGGACGAGGAGCTGGCCGAGGAGTTGGGTCTTCCGGTGGCGAAGGTCACACATCTGAAAACGGTCGCGGTCCGTCCGGCCTCGCTGGACGCGCGGATCAGCGCCGAGGATGAGACGCCTTTCGGGGACTTTGTGGGCGACGAGCGCGCCGAGGATCCCTTCGAGGTTTTGCGCGACAAGGATCTGCGCGACGAGGTGGGCGACCTCCTCGATGCGCTGGATGCGCGCGAGCGCAAGATTATTGCCTACCGTTACGGCTTGGGCGGCGGGCGCGAGCGCACGCTCGAGGAGGTCGGACGCAAGTTCGGCGTGACGCGCGAACGCATCCGCCAGTTGCAGAACATCGCCCTTCAGAAAATGCGCAAGGCGCTCCGCAAGCGCGAGGAGGTGAAGCTTCCCGAAACGCTGCCGGCTGTTGTTTAGCCGGCGGTGGCAGGGTGGCTTTTCATTGCCTTGCCGCGGGGGAATGCGGGACGTCAAGGAATGACCCGCAACTGCACCGATCCGTGGCGGCGGTCGCCCTCCACGATGTCCGTCACCACGACGAGATGATCGCCTGATTCCGCGCGGCCTTGGAGGAGCAGCGCGGCCTCGGCGGCAAAGACATTCTGCTCGGGTTGCGGCACGAAACCCATGCGCTGGGCTTGGACGCCGTAGAGCAGCGCGAGGCGGCGGCACACGTGTTCGTCCGGCGTGAAGGCGTAGATCGGCGCGTGCTCGGGGCGGAGGTGCGAGGCGAAGAGCACCATGTTGCCTGCGTAGGTGAAGACCACGATTTTGGCGTGGGGAAAGTTGTTGGCGAGGTTCACTGCGGCTGCCACGGTCTTGTGCCGCGGGCCCTCCATCTCGGCCTCGCGGGAGAATCCCGCGCCCCCGCTCCGCTCGATGCGCCGTGCCACGCGGTCGAATGTTTCCACGCACTGCACGGGGTATTTGCCGACGCTGGTCTCCCCGCTGAGCATGATGGCATCGGCCTGTTCGTAAACCGCGTTGGCCACGTCGGTGATCTCCGCGCGCGTGGGCAGGGGGTTGTTGATCATCGATTCGAGCATGTGGGTGGCGACGATGACCGGCCTCCCGGCCTTGATGCAGGCTTTGACGATCCGGCGCTGGATGATCGGCAATTCTTCCATCGGGCATTCGATGCCCAGGTCGCCCCGCGCGACCATCACCGCATCGGCGGCCATCATGATTTCCTTGAAAAATTTCACCGCGTGCTGGTCCTCGATCTTGGCGATGACGTGCGCCTCGCTCCCGAGGCGGCGCAGTTCCGAGCGCATCGCCTCGACGTCCGCGGCCTCGCGGCAAAAGCTGAGGGCGAAGTAGTCGAGGTCCAACTCCACGCCCACGGCGATGTCCCTGTGGTCTTTTTCCGTGAGCGGCGGCAGGTTGACCTTCACGCCCGGAAGGTTGATGTGGCGGCGCGAGCCGAGCACGCCGGGCGTGAGCACCTCGCAGCGCACGCGATTTTCCTCTTTCGAGAGGACTTTCATGTGGATGTTGCCGTTGTCCACCATGACGACGTCGCCCACCGAGATGTCGTCGATCAGGCCGTCGTAGTTCACATCGACCGAATACTGCTCCTCGCTGCGCGCGCCGCGGACGGTGAACTCCACGGTGTCGCCCGGAGTGAGTTGCAGGTTCGTCGCCAGATCGCCGGTCCGGATGGCCGGGCCCTGTGTGTCCATCATGATCGCCACGTTGGCCGAAGTCTGGCGTGCGACTTCGCGGATGCGCGGCGTGATCATCCTGACCCACTCGTGCGTGGCGTGGCTCATGTTGAGCCGGAAGACATTGGCGCCCGCCGCGATCAGGCGGGAAATCATTTCCGCCGACTCCGTGGCGGGTCCGAGCGTGCAGATGATTTTGGTTTTGCGCATGGCGTAGAAAAGACAACAGGCTGCCCGCGCGCAAGACGCGAAGTTGCCGTTGTGCTCAATTAGAACTTGCCGGCGCGGCGCGGTCGGATTTTCCTGCCCGTTTATGAAAGATCCTTTTGGCGCATTGCGGAAATTCAATACCGGGACGGGCGGGGAGGCATGGTTCTATTCTTTGCCGGACTTGGAAAAGCAAGGACTCGGTCCGGTCTCGCGCTTGCCGGTGAGCATCCGCATTGTGCTGGAGTCGGTGCTGCGCAACTGCGACGGGCGCAAAGTGCGCCCGGAGGACGTCAAAGCGCTGGCCGCGTGGAACGCGGAGAAACCGGCGGCGGAGGAGATCCCCTTCGTCGTGGCGCGGATCGTCCTGCAGGACTTCACGGGTGTGCCTTTGCTCGTCGATCTTGCGGCGATGCGCGATGCGGTGGCCGCCGCGGGAAAAGATCCGGCCATGATCGAGCCCCTGGTTCCGGTGGATCTGGTCGTCGATCACTCCGTGCAGGTGGACTTCTTCGGCAGCGCCGAGGCCCTGCGTCTGAACCTCGACATGGAATTCAAGCGCAACCGCGAGCGCTACGAGTTTCTCAAGTGGGGCCAGCAGGCTTTCAAGACTTTCGGTGTCGTCCCGCCGGGCATCGGCATCGTGCATCAGGTGAACCTCGAATACCTGGCCAAGGGAGTGCTTTCGCAGCCGTGGGAGGGCTCGAAAATGTATTATCCCGACACGCTCGTCGGAACCGACTCGCACACGACGATGATCAACGGACTCGGCGTGGTGGGATGGGGTGTCGGCGGCATCGAGGCCGAAGCGGGGATGCTCGGCCAGCCGGTGTATTTTCTCACGCCCGAGGTTGTCGGTGTGCACATGACCGGACGTCTGCGCGAGGGTGTCACCGCCACGGATCTCGCCCTGCATGTCACCGAGCTTCTCCGCAGGACCAAGGTCGTGGGCAAGTTCGTCGAGTTTTACGGCGAAGGCGCGGCCTCGCTGCCGCTTCCCGACCGCGCGACGATCGCGAACATGGCTCCGGAATACGGGGCGACAATGGGCTACTTCCCGGTCGACGGGGAATCGGTGAACTACCTGCGGGGCACCGGGCGAACGGACGAACAGTGCGCGGCCTTCGAGGCTTACTTCAAAGCGCAGTCGATGTTCGGCATGCCGCGCAAGGG comes from the Chthoniobacterales bacterium genome and includes:
- a CDS encoding type II toxin-antitoxin system VapB family antitoxin, whose translation is MATNLQLDDRLIAEAAALGKHRTKKEAVTQALTDYIRHLRQDRILDLFGKVEFDPGYDYKRQRARA
- a CDS encoding type II toxin-antitoxin system PemK/MazF family toxin codes for the protein MARILRGDIVWADLEPTRGNEQAGQRPVLILSEDVFNERSGTVIAIALTSQPQRAGFPLTLELLDAKMPKRSWAKISQVRTLSVQRLKKKIGRASAGEMDQIVEGLNELIGGAG
- a CDS encoding ribbon-helix-helix protein, CopG family, whose amino-acid sequence is MSAAKIAITMEESLVEQLDRLVREHVYPNRSRAIQDAVADKLQRMDRGRLARECAKLDPKFEQALAEEGIGSEIEQWPEY
- a CDS encoding PIN domain-containing protein, giving the protein MRVLVDTSVWSLALRRDDRQHPEREELQRLVSTHVAEIIGPVRQEILSGVRDQTQFARLETHLAAFPDVPLLTEDYVTAANFFNLCRSKGIQGSNTDFLICAVAVRCDLAIFTTDGDFRHFAQCLPIVLHEIKTKAGPPSTGLRRPTRKSRE
- a CDS encoding ATP-binding protein, whose amino-acid sequence is MSYTVNRAYRAKHPPQRYSFPCGYYGHPKRECRCSPGQVDRYRQRVSGPLLDRIDIHVEAPPVEYDELTSAQPAESSAAVRDRVEKVRRIQAERFAGRLKPALNARMTPKLMREHCEISASCHALLKHAMEDLHLSARAHDRVLKVARTIADLAGAENIAEDHLLEALQYRSLDRSVWM
- a CDS encoding RNA polymerase sigma factor RpoD/SigA codes for the protein MESPETNIGLYLREISQVPLLTPKEEVRLASQIKRGSKKAREQMIKANLRLVVKIAHDFNNYGLPLLDLISEGNIGLMKAVERFDPKKGGKLSTYASWWIKQSIKRALANQSKTIRLPVHLVDKIGKIRRVAARMTEELGREATDEELAEELGLPVAKVTHLKTVAVRPASLDARISAEDETPFGDFVGDERAEDPFEVLRDKDLRDEVGDLLDALDARERKIIAYRYGLGGGRERTLEEVGRKFGVTRERIRQLQNIALQKMRKALRKREEVKLPETLPAVV
- the pyk gene encoding pyruvate kinase; amino-acid sequence: MRKTKIICTLGPATESAEMISRLIAAGANVFRLNMSHATHEWVRMITPRIREVARQTSANVAIMMDTQGPAIRTGDLATNLQLTPGDTVEFTVRGARSEEQYSVDVNYDGLIDDISVGDVVMVDNGNIHMKVLSKEENRVRCEVLTPGVLGSRRHINLPGVKVNLPPLTEKDHRDIAVGVELDLDYFALSFCREAADVEAMRSELRRLGSEAHVIAKIEDQHAVKFFKEIMMAADAVMVARGDLGIECPMEELPIIQRRIVKACIKAGRPVIVATHMLESMINNPLPTRAEITDVANAVYEQADAIMLSGETSVGKYPVQCVETFDRVARRIERSGGAGFSREAEMEGPRHKTVAAAVNLANNFPHAKIVVFTYAGNMVLFASHLRPEHAPIYAFTPDEHVCRRLALLYGVQAQRMGFVPQPEQNVFAAEAALLLQGRAESGDHLVVVTDIVEGDRRHGSVQLRVIP
- a CDS encoding integron integrase, with product MAWGKHLSPRKFVDAGESDVEAFLQNLADQGKAGWQIEQAEAALKLLHQSRYPAPWSADWKVRLPLAAATASPERRPPLDEEFLRARHQGKSDRGELPPRFAPFIDEIRAAVRARHYSYRTEQTYVGWITRFLAYAAPEKRQDLHPSQAKDYLDYLSVVRRVSSATQNQAFNSLLFLFRSVLEMDFGRIEGVQRAEQRRRVPVVLSRSELARLFESLPESCRLPVRLFYGAGLRLMEGLRLRVQDVDLELLQITVRRGKGGKDRIAPLPVSLVEELRDQIAKVRAIHEADLAKGYGDVELPDGVALKYGGRAREWGWQYVFPAAGFSVDPRTGRTGRHHLHEVNIQRAVRRAARDAGIVKTVTPHILRHSFATHLLEDGADIRTVQELLGHSDVSTTMIYTHVLN